In Hyla sarda isolate aHylSar1 chromosome 9, aHylSar1.hap1, whole genome shotgun sequence, the following proteins share a genomic window:
- the ABCF1 gene encoding ATP-binding cassette sub-family F member 1, translating into MPRKQDLEDEEEKGKEADKVVKKGKKDKKGKKSFFEELSADNKQAQEEEAAKEREKEQQQQQQKKKDKKKDRRKQKGGGDDDDEDREVTEKLKKLSVQPSDEEEDSDPVPVPRRGKAQPLGKNIFAALGSGDSEEEEEEEGEEEKQPTKKNKGKKEKKEVKEEEKKPNKKGKRNEPSKPKPPSEESEEEIPKEKSKAKKPPPKAPDLSDEEEKKPKKGKQKPKPPQNRFVALDEDEGMGSDAGSEEKSADEDDGEEKPAAAEDPFANLSKKEKKKMKKQLDYEKQVATMKKATAAENDFSVSQAELSSRQAMLENASDIKLEKFSISAHGKELFVNADLYVVAGRRYGLVGPNGKGKTTLLKHIANKALNIPPNIDVLLCEQEVIADDTPAVQSVLKADTKRIKLLEQEKRLQARLEKGDDSVAELLEKVYEELRASGAASAEAKARRILAGLSFTPEMQDRETRRFSGGWRMRVSLARALFMEPTLLMLDEPTNHLDLNAVIWLNNYLQGWKKTLLIVSHDQGFLDDVCTDIMHLDAQKLYYYRGNYMTFKKMYQQKQKEMQKQYDKQEKKLKDLKAGGKSSKQAEKQTKEALTRKQQKCRKKNADEESNEQAGLLKRPKEYTVKFTFPNPPPLSPPILGLHGVDFGYQGHKLLFKNLDFGIDMDSRVCIVGPNGVGKSTLLLLLTGRLTATKGEMRKNHRLKIGFFNQQYADQLTMEETATEYLQRNFNLPYQDARKCLGRFGLESHAHTIQICKLSGGQKARVVFAELCCREPDVLILDEPTNNLDIESIDALAEAINEYKGAVITVSHDARLITETNCQLWVVEDQTVNQIEGDFDDYKREVLESLGEVMINKPKDKE; encoded by the exons TTTTTCGAGGAGTTGTCAGCAGATAATAAACAGGCTCAAGAGGAGGAAGCGGCCAAGGAGCGAGAGAAGGAACAGCAGCAACAGCAG CAAAAGAAGAAAGACAAAAAGAAAGACcgaagaaaacaaaaggggggcggCGATGATGACGACGAAGACCGGGAGGTTACAGAGAAGCTGAAGAAATTGTCAGTGCAGCCCAGTGACGAAGAGGAAGACTCAG ACCCTGTCCCTGTTCCCCGGCGTGGTAAAGCACAA CCCTTAGGGAAAAATATTTTTGCTGCTCTCGGTAGTGGTGATagtgaggaagaggaagaagaggagggggaggaggagaagcAGCCAACTaagaaaaataaaggaaaaaaagaaaagaaagaagtgaAG gaagaagaaaagaaaccaaacaagaaaggaaaaagaaatgAACCCAGCAAGCCGAAG CCGCCTAGTgaagaaagcgaggaggaaataCCAAAGGAAAAATCGAAAGCCAAA AAACCTCCACCCAAAGCTCCTGATCTCAGTGATGAGGAAGAGAAGAAACCTAAGAAGGGCAAACAGAAGCCAAAACCTCCCCAG aATCGTTTTGTTGCTCTGGACGAAGATGAAGGTATGGGATCTGATGCAGGATCTGAAGAGAAG tcagcagatGAAGATGATGGTGAAGAAAAGCCCGCTGCAGCCGAAGATCCTTTTGCCAACTTAagtaagaaggagaagaagaaaatgAAGAAACAG CTGGATTATGAGAAACAGGTGGCTACGATGAAGAAGGCAACAGCggccgaaaatgacttctctgtGTCCCAAGCTGAGCTCTCGTCTCGTCAGGCCATGCTGGAAAACGCCTCCGACATCAAG CTGGAGAAATTCAGCATTTCTGCCCACGGCAAAGAGCTGTTTGTTAACGCTGACTTGTACGTGGTGGCGGGACGTCGTTATGGTTTAGTGGGTCCGAACGG gaaagggaagACCACGCTCCTGAAACACATTGCCAACAAGGCCCTGAACATTCCGCCGAACATAGACGTGTTGCTTTGTGAGCAAG AGGTTATAGCTGATGACACCCCGGCTGTCCAGTCGGTTCTGAAAGCTGATACAAAGCGTATCAAGTTATTGGAGCAGGAGAAGAGACTGCAGGCCAGGCTGGAGAAGGGGGATGACAGCGTAGCTGAGCTTTTGGAGAAG GTTTACGAAGAGCTAAGAGCCTCCGGAGCTGCCTCTGCAGAAGCCAAAGCTCGTAGGATTTTGGCTGGTTTGAGTTTTACCCCAGAGATGCAGGATCGGGAGACCAGGAGATTCAGTGGAGGGTGGAGGATGAGAGTGTCATTGGCCAG GGCTCTCTTCATGGAACCAACGCTCCTCATGTTGGATGAACCCACAAATCACTTGGATCTCAACGCTGTCATCTGGCTTAACAA TTATCTCCAGGGCTGGAAGAAAACCCTCCTCATAGTGTCCCACGACCAGGGATTCTTGGACGATGTATGTACAGACATAATGCACCTTGATGCACAGAAGCTGTATTATTACCGGGGAAATTACA TGACCTTTAAGAAAATGTATCAGCAGAAACAGAAGGAGATGCAGAAACAGTATGATAAGCAGGAAAAGAAGCTGAAGGATTTAAAAGCTGGAGGCAAATCTTCCAAGCAAGCA GAGAAACAGACAAAAGAAGCCTTAACGCGAAAGCAGCAGAAATGTCGGAAGAAGAATGCAGATGAGGAGAGCAATGAACAGGCCGGGTTACTGAAGAGACCAAAGGAATACACCGTGAAATTCACCTTCCCAAACCCCCCACCACTCAGTCCTCCTATTCTTGGCCTCCATG GGGTTGATTTTGGCTATCAAGGACACAAGCTGCTGTTTAAGAACTTGGATTTTGGCATAGACATGGATTCCAGAG TCTGTATCGTGGGCCCGAATGGTGTAGGGAAAAGTACGCTGCTCCTGCTGTTGACTGGTAGACTGACCGCT ACAAAAGGAGAAATGAGGAAAAATCAccgactg AAAATTGGGTTCTTTAACCAGCAGTATGCCGACCAGCTAACCATGGAGGAGACGGCGACCGAGTATCTGCAGAGAAACTTCAACCTCCCGTATCAGGATGCCAGGAAGTGCTTGGGGAGGTTCGGTCTGGAGAGCCATGCGCACACCATTCAGATCTGCAAACTTTCAG GAGGGCAGAAAGCTCGTGTCGTCTTTGCCGAATTATGCTGTAGAGAACCAGATGTCCTCATTTTG GATGAACCCACAAATAACTTAGATATTGAATCCATCGATGCTCTGGCTGAGGCTATAAATGAATATAAAGGAG CGGTGATCACGGTCAGCCACGACGCACGTCTCATCACTGAGACAAATTGCCAGCTGTGGGTTGTAGAGGACCAGACTGTGAATCAGATAGAAGGCGACTTTGATGACTACAAGAGGGAAGTCCTGGAGAGTCTGGGTGAAGTCATGATCAACAAGCCCAAAGACAAGGAGTGA